Proteins encoded together in one Impatiens glandulifera chromosome 1, dImpGla2.1, whole genome shotgun sequence window:
- the LOC124922113 gene encoding histidine-containing phosphotransfer protein 1-like → MDRVVKMKRQLMEYTASLYDDGFIDAQFSQLQQLQDESNPEFVFEVISLFFEDSERLLNELSKSLNQQNVDFKKVDAHVHQFKGSSSSIGAHRVQKICITFRNYCEEQNIQRCLMCLQQLKNEYNLVKNKLEIIFKLEQQIKAAGGSIP, encoded by the exons ATGGATAGAGTGGTGAAGATGAAGAGACAGTTAATGGAGTATACTGCTTCCTTGTATGATGAT GGATTTATTGATGCACAGTTTAGTCAACTTCAGCAACTTCAAGATGAGAGTAATCCTGAATTTGTGTTTGAAgttatttctctcttctttgAAGACTCTGAAAGGCTCCTCAATGAACTCTCCAAATCTct GAACCAACAGAATGTGGATTTCAAAAAGGTGGATGCCCATGTTCATCAGTTCAAAGGCAGCAGCTCTAG CATTGGAGCACACAGGGTCCAGAAAATCTGCATTACTTTCCGCAATTATTGTGAGGAACAGAATATACAAAG GTGTTTGATGTGTCTCCAACAACTGAAGAACGAGTACAATCTGGTGAAAAATAAGCTTGAGATTATCTTCAAG CTGGAGCAACAGATCAAAGCTGCTGGCGGTTCAATTCCTTAA